In Flavobacterium sp. N3904, one DNA window encodes the following:
- a CDS encoding transglutaminase family protein: protein MAVFKIVHTTKYQYNWPIKESINEIRLFPHNFDNQDVLEYKLVITSDPEVDYHQDYYGNRVANFNNLESHQEMIIESNMLVRVNHSLKIPNIDNTTIQDLEVEKNKNITLLRLCYPETILKQNEIEAVLKELDIANKPIIEIAQLCNQYIFTNFTYTKGITNIETTIDEILEIKKGVCQDFANVLLQLLRTAGIPSRYVSGYICPFTTGLRGEGATHAWVEIYTPNQGWLGLDPTNNIWTMGNHVKLAVGRNFHDCTPIKGTFKGIARQTLSVSVSIRYEDGRHYEEINDVMQGEIPQEIKEQISYIEQQQQ, encoded by the coding sequence ATGGCAGTATTTAAAATAGTTCACACTACAAAGTATCAATACAATTGGCCTATAAAAGAGAGCATAAACGAAATACGTTTGTTTCCACATAATTTTGACAATCAGGATGTTCTTGAATACAAACTCGTGATTACTAGTGATCCAGAAGTAGATTATCATCAAGACTATTACGGTAATCGTGTTGCTAATTTTAACAATTTGGAGTCTCATCAGGAAATGATCATAGAGTCAAATATGTTGGTTCGTGTCAATCATTCTCTTAAAATTCCCAATATAGACAATACAACTATTCAAGATCTGGAAGTAGAAAAAAATAAGAATATAACATTATTAAGGCTTTGCTACCCAGAGACGATTCTAAAACAAAATGAAATAGAGGCTGTTTTAAAAGAACTGGATATTGCAAACAAACCCATTATAGAAATTGCGCAATTATGCAATCAATATATATTTACCAACTTTACATATACCAAAGGAATTACAAATATTGAGACCACAATTGATGAAATTCTAGAAATTAAAAAAGGCGTTTGTCAAGATTTTGCCAATGTATTATTGCAACTTTTACGTACGGCCGGTATTCCGTCAAGATATGTAAGCGGCTATATTTGTCCCTTCACAACGGGTTTAAGAGGCGAAGGTGCCACACATGCCTGGGTCGAAATCTATACTCCCAATCAAGGTTGGCTAGGTCTGGATCCTACCAATAATATTTGGACAATGGGCAATCATGTAAAATTAGCAGTAGGGCGAAATTTTCACGATTGCACCCCAATAAAAGGAACTTTTAAAGGCATTGCAAGACAAACCTTATCAGTTTCTGTATCTATCCGTTATGAAGACGGTAGGCATTATGAGGAAATAAATGATGTAATGCAAGGAGAAATACCTCAAGAAATAAAGGAACAAATAAGTTATATTGAGCAGCAGCAACAATAA